The Chlorocebus sabaeus isolate Y175 chromosome 1, mChlSab1.0.hap1, whole genome shotgun sequence genome includes a region encoding these proteins:
- the MS4A13 gene encoding membrane-spanning 4-domains subfamily A member 13 isoform X2, with translation MACVHSKISTANSLVLGAIQIMIGIFHVFMWYFLLVLYKGQIKGAFGIYEPITYKTGCTLWGIFFIFAGVFIIAVTKYPTRSAKLGREVSRILLFFYPLEFSVALTYSVCSCSNLFRRQSDLTSVAEEAENTF, from the exons ATGGCATGTGTTCATTCAAAAATCTCTACAGCAAATTCTCTCGTTTTAGGG GCTATCCAGATTATGATTGGCATCTTTCATGTTTTCATGTGGTACTTCCTATTGGTTTTGTATAAGGGGCAAATTAAAGGAGCCTTTGGAATATATGAACCTATAACTTACAAAACAGGATGTACTTTGTGGGGAATTTTT TTTATCTTTGCAGGAGTCTTCATAATAGCAGTAACAAAGTATCCAACTCGATCTGCA AAACTTGGGAGGGAAGTATCACGTATTTTACTGTTCTTCTACCCTTTGGAATTTTCTGTTGCACTTACATACTCAGTATGTAGCTGTTCCAATTTG tttcgaaGACAAAGTGATCTTACATCTGTTGCTGAGGAAGCTGAGAACACATTTTAA
- the MS4A13 gene encoding membrane-spanning 4-domains subfamily A member 13 isoform X1 → MACVHSKISTANSLVLGAIQIMIGIFHVFMWYFLLVLYKGQIKGAFGIYEPITYKTGCTLWGIFFIFAGVFIIAVTKYPTRSAIICTLIINIFCIITTITAVTLTIIELSHFNSLSYRNYGQAKLGREVSRILLFFYPLEFSVALTYSVCSCSNLFRRQSDLTSVAEEAENTF, encoded by the exons ATGGCATGTGTTCATTCAAAAATCTCTACAGCAAATTCTCTCGTTTTAGGG GCTATCCAGATTATGATTGGCATCTTTCATGTTTTCATGTGGTACTTCCTATTGGTTTTGTATAAGGGGCAAATTAAAGGAGCCTTTGGAATATATGAACCTATAACTTACAAAACAGGATGTACTTTGTGGGGAATTTTT TTTATCTTTGCAGGAGTCTTCATAATAGCAGTAACAAAGTATCCAACTCGATCTGCA ATTATATGTACTTTAATCATAAACATCTTCTGCATAATAACTACAATTACTGCAGTAACTCTAACAATAATAGAGTTGTCTCATTTCAATTCTCTGTCATACAGGAATTATGGACAAGCA AAACTTGGGAGGGAAGTATCACGTATTTTACTGTTCTTCTACCCTTTGGAATTTTCTGTTGCACTTACATACTCAGTATGTAGCTGTTCCAATTTG tttcgaaGACAAAGTGATCTTACATCTGTTGCTGAGGAAGCTGAGAACACATTTTAA
- the MS4A13 gene encoding membrane-spanning 4-domains subfamily A member 13 isoform X3 encodes MACVHSKISTANSLVLGAIQIMIGIFHVFMWYFLLVLYKGQIKGAFGIYEPITYKTGCTLWGIFKLGREVSRILLFFYPLEFSVALTYSVCSCSNLFRRQSDLTSVAEEAENTF; translated from the exons ATGGCATGTGTTCATTCAAAAATCTCTACAGCAAATTCTCTCGTTTTAGGG GCTATCCAGATTATGATTGGCATCTTTCATGTTTTCATGTGGTACTTCCTATTGGTTTTGTATAAGGGGCAAATTAAAGGAGCCTTTGGAATATATGAACCTATAACTTACAAAACAGGATGTACTTTGTGGGGAATTTTT AAACTTGGGAGGGAAGTATCACGTATTTTACTGTTCTTCTACCCTTTGGAATTTTCTGTTGCACTTACATACTCAGTATGTAGCTGTTCCAATTTG tttcgaaGACAAAGTGATCTTACATCTGTTGCTGAGGAAGCTGAGAACACATTTTAA